From a single Marinobacter sp. SS13-12 genomic region:
- the rplI gene encoding 50S ribosomal protein L9, protein MEVILLEKVANLGSLGDKVKVKAGYGRNFLLPYGKAVPATADNLKAFEERRAELEKAAAEKLAEAQARGEKLEGASVTITSKAGEEGKLFGSIGVRDIADAITATGTEVEKSEVRLPEGPLRVVGEYEIELQLHSDVTVAINLAVVAE, encoded by the coding sequence ATGGAAGTTATTCTGCTCGAAAAAGTAGCAAACCTTGGTTCACTGGGTGACAAGGTCAAAGTAAAGGCCGGTTACGGTCGTAATTTTCTGCTGCCGTATGGCAAGGCTGTTCCGGCAACTGCCGACAACCTGAAGGCGTTCGAAGAGCGTCGTGCAGAGCTTGAAAAAGCTGCCGCCGAGAAGCTGGCCGAAGCCCAGGCTCGTGGCGAGAAGCTGGAAGGCGCCTCCGTCACTATCACCTCCAAGGCTGGTGAAGAAGGTAAGCTGTTCGGTTCTATCGGTGTGCGTGACATCGCTGATGCGATTACCGCCACTGGTACCGAAGTCGAGAAAAGCGAAGTTCGTCTGCCGGAAGGTCCACTCCGTGTGGTCGGCGAGTACGAAATTGAGCTTCAGCTGCATTCCGACGTGACCGTTGCGATTAACTTGGCTGTTGTTGCAGAGTAA